The Candidatus Thermoplasmatota archaeon genomic sequence ACAACTATTATGTTTCACTCATGGAACATGATCTTAGTAAACCACATGAGAAGTATACCACAAATAAAAACAGTGAGCGTAACCATATATTTTTTAAAATCAAGTTCTTTCCTAATCTCAGGAACTAGATCCGTTGCTGAAATATAGATAAAACCTCCAGCCGCAAAAGGAAGAATATACAAAACTACATTTTCAACACCACTAGAAATAAAATATCCAACTATACCACCAACAACAGCTGTTAATGCCACAAGAAAATTTAATGTAATTGCTTTTTTCTTAGAAAAACTACCATAAATCAAAACACCAAAATCACCAATCTCTTGAGGTATTTCATGGGTTGATATCGCAATAGTAGTAGTTATACCAAGCGGGATTGAGGACATAAAACTCGCAGCAACAATCATCCCATCAATAAAATTATGAATAGAGTCCCCAAGAAGGTTCATATAACGAAAGGTATGTACATCACATTCTCCCCTATGGCAATGACGCCAATGAAGAACTTTCTCTACAACAAAAAACAAAATAAAACCAACAAGAACAAAAAGAAACACATCAAGCAGAGACATACCAAATTTTTCGCTACTTTCAATACCTTCAGGTAGAAGATGCAGAAAAGCACCACCCATTAAAGCACCAGCAGACAGTCCAACTAGAACAAGTAAGATTTTATTCAATACTGAGTTTTTTAAAATTAACGTAATAACACCAACAAAAGAGATAAGTGAAACAACAACAGTAGCTAAAATAATATATACTAGCTCAAACACAAAACTCTCCCCAATTATTCTTTTTTGCTGTCATAATATCAAAAATCTTTTTGAATATTTTCATTTATTTTTATAAGGAATCAAACAAAGAAATTTCAATGGTTTTTTCCCTCTGTTTATAAGCTGGTGCCACTCCATAGGTTTAATAAAAAACACGTCACCCTGTTTAAACGGTTTTTCATGAACCCTATCAAACGCAACGCCATTTCCTTCTAAAATAAAAACCTCATGCTCCCAATCATGCTGATGCAAAGGGGAATAACCACCAGGTTCAACCTCAAAAAGACGCATAGCAAAATTCTCAGCACCATCCTTTTTTGAAATAAGCCACCGCACTTTCATATCTTTTATTCCCTGTTCAGATGGCTCTTCCAACTCAACATCAGTATAATGCACGTGTTTCAACAATATCACCCAAGTTTTTCAATGAGGTATTGCATACATAAAGATTAATCTTATCTCATAGTTCTATATACGAGTAATATGAAACTTTTATGCTGGAATGTAAATGGCATCCGCGCAGCTGATAAAAAAGGACTGTTTGATTGGTTCATAAAAACATCACCCGATATCCTTTGTTTACAAGAAATCAAGGCTTCGCCAGAACAGGTACCACCTCATCTTAGAAACATGCCTGGCTATCATATTTTTTGGAATCCTGCAGAGCACAAGGGATACAGTGGTGTAGTAACATACACAAAAATAAAACTAATTAGCGTGAAAACAGGTTTTGGGATAGATAAATTCGACAAAGAGGGTAGAATTCTTATTACAGAATACAAGTCGTTCACATTGTTCAACATATATTTTCCGAATGGTAAACAAGGACCGGAAAGACTTGATTACAAACTTAAGTTCTATGATACCTTTCTCTCATACGCTGATAACCTAAAAGCAAAAGGAAAAAACATCATAGTCTGTGGTGACTTCAACACTGCGCACAAGGAAATAGATTTGGCTAGGCCAAAAGAAAACGAAAAAATATCTGGTTTCTTACCAATTGAGAGGGCATGGATTGACACGTTCATCGACCATGGCTACATAGATACTTTTAGGTATTTTAACAAAGAACCAAACCAATACTCTTGGTGGGATATGAAAACAGGTGCGCGTGAACGCAATGTTGGTTGGAGGATTGATTATTTTTTTGTAAACAAAGAATTTATGCCTAAAGTAAAAAATGCTTTCATCCTGCAGGATGTGATGGGTTCTGATCATTGTCCAGTTGGTATAGAAATAAAAATCTGAGTAAACATCCAAAAGAAAAAATACTATAACCTTCTGTGAGATACGATTTTGCGGAGATGGAATAAATGGCTCAACTAATACTTGTGCGGCACGGCCAATCTGTATGGAATTTAGAAAACCGTTTTACTGGATGGGTTGATGTTCCTCTTTCGAAAAAGGGTATTGATGAGGCTATATCTGCTGGGGAGAAACTCAAAGATGTTGAATTTGATGTTATTTATGTTTCTCATATGTTACGTTCTATACAGACTTTGCATTATATATTAATTAAGTCAAATAGCAAGAAAACACCTATTATCTATCACGAGGAAAAAAGGATACGTGACTGGGAGCACCATGCTGGGGATCAGAGCAAAGAATTGCCTATCTATCAGTCGGTTGATTTGGCAGAGCGATACTACGGCGAACTCCAAGGATTAAACAAAGCTGAGATGATGAAGAGATATGGTGAGGCTCAGGTGCATCTCTGGCGGCGTAGCTATGATGTCAATCCTCCTGGTGGAGAGAGCTTGAAGGATACTACTATGCGTACTATACCTTATTTTAAAAACTATATTCTAAAGGATATTCAAAAAGATAAAACAATACTTGTTGTCGCACATGGCAATAGTCTTAGGTCAATAACCATGTTTTTGGAAAATATTTC encodes the following:
- a CDS encoding ZIP family metal transporter; the encoded protein is MFELVYIILATVVVSLISFVGVITLILKNSVLNKILLVLVGLSAGALMGGAFLHLLPEGIESSEKFGMSLLDVFLFVLVGFILFFVVEKVLHWRHCHRGECDVHTFRYMNLLGDSIHNFIDGMIVAASFMSSIPLGITTTIAISTHEIPQEIGDFGVLIYGSFSKKKAITLNFLVALTAVVGGIVGYFISSGVENVVLYILPFAAGGFIYISATDLVPEIRKELDFKKYMVTLTVFICGILLMWFTKIMFHE
- a CDS encoding cupin domain-containing protein yields the protein MILLKHVHYTDVELEEPSEQGIKDMKVRWLISKKDGAENFAMRLFEVEPGGYSPLHQHDWEHEVFILEGNGVAFDRVHEKPFKQGDVFFIKPMEWHQLINRGKKPLKFLCLIPYKNK
- the xth gene encoding exodeoxyribonuclease III; protein product: MKLLCWNVNGIRAADKKGLFDWFIKTSPDILCLQEIKASPEQVPPHLRNMPGYHIFWNPAEHKGYSGVVTYTKIKLISVKTGFGIDKFDKEGRILITEYKSFTLFNIYFPNGKQGPERLDYKLKFYDTFLSYADNLKAKGKNIIVCGDFNTAHKEIDLARPKENEKISGFLPIERAWIDTFIDHGYIDTFRYFNKEPNQYSWWDMKTGARERNVGWRIDYFFVNKEFMPKVKNAFILQDVMGSDHCPVGIEIKI
- a CDS encoding 2,3-bisphosphoglycerate-dependent phosphoglycerate mutase — translated: MAQLILVRHGQSVWNLENRFTGWVDVPLSKKGIDEAISAGEKLKDVEFDVIYVSHMLRSIQTLHYILIKSNSKKTPIIYHEEKRIRDWEHHAGDQSKELPIYQSVDLAERYYGELQGLNKAEMMKRYGEAQVHLWRRSYDVNPPGGESLKDTTMRTIPYFKNYILKDIQKDKTILVVAHGNSLRSITMFLENISEKDIPNLEIPTGIPILYKLDKNMKILEKKLM